Sequence from the Deinococcus radiotolerans genome:
TTCTGGCCGTTCACGTCGTACAGGACGGGCGCGGCGGCCGTGTCGTAGTCCTTGTCGTCGTTGCGGATCTGCTGGTAGTGATGGTCGTACGCGCCGGTCTCGGCGTTCAGGGCCACGACGCTGTTCGTGAAGAGGTTGTCGCCGGGCCGGTACTGCGCGGCGAAGTCCGGGGCGGGGTTGCCGACCGAGACGTACAGCATGCCGGTGGCCGCGTCGATGGTGTAGCTCGTCCAGGTGCTGCCGCCGCCGGTGGCGGTCGAGTCGGCCTTCTGCCAGGTGTTCGCGCCGTACTGCGAGCCGGTCGGGATCAGGTCGAAGGTCCAGGCTTTCTTGCCGGTCTTCGCGTCGAAGGCGTACATGTGGGCCTTGATGCCCCAGTCGGCGCCGGCCTCTCCGATGTAGACCTTGCCGTTGTAGACGACGGGCGCGGCGGACAGGAAGTACCCCACGCTGGAGTCCGCGACTTTCGTGTCCCACAGGGGCTTGCCAGTCCCGGCGTCCAGGGCGATCAGGTGCGCGTCGGGCGTACCGCGGTAGATCACGCCGTCGGCGATGGCCACGCCGCGGTTGGTGGTCAGGACGGACGTGCCGGTCGGCTTGTACTTGTGCACCCACAGGGGTTTGCAGGTGGCGGCGTCAATGGCGAACGTGCGGTACATCTGCGTGAAGAACAGCACGCCCTTGTACATCTGCGGGGTGGCCTGGAAGCCGCCGTCGTCCTTGGTGTCGAAGGTGCACACGCGGCGCAGGCCGCTGACGTTGTCCGCGTTGACCTGATCCAGCGGGGAGTACCGCTGGCCCATGTAGCCCTTGTTGTACATCAGCCAGGAGTCGGTGGCCTGGTCGGCGTTGTTCAGTTCCTCCTGGCTGGGTCCCGAGACGGCCAGGGCTGGGCTGAGCAGAGCGGAGAGCAGGAGACTCGCGGCGCACAGATGTTTCTTCATGGTTCCCTCCGGGGGACGGCACTCGTGCCGTGAGACAGGACGGCCCTGCCGGTCACGGACGTGACCGGATGCGGGCGCAGCCAGGACTTGTGGGGCTTTACTTCTTGAAGGTGCCGGTCTTCAGGGCGCTGGCGGTCAGGGGTTTGGCGCTGGGCTTGAAACCGTTTTTCTGGAGGACGTACGCCACGAGATTCAGGTACTCGGCGGGTTTGAGGCTGCCGGGTTTGGTCTGCGGCATGGTGCTGGTCATGATGAAATGGAAGTCGTCGAGGGAGTTGGCCGCCCATTTCTTCAGGAATTCAGGGCCGGCCAGTTTGGGCGCGCCGCCGTTGTTCAGTGCGGCGCCGTGGCAGGCCGCGCACTGCGCTTTGTAGACTTTCGCGCCCGCGTCCGCCTGCGCCTTGGTGAAGGCGGGGGGCGCGGCGAGGGCGGCACTGGCCACCAGGCTAATCAGGAGGGCAACGGACTGGGCTGGACGGGGCATCGGGACTCCTTGGGGTCATCAGGGGCAGGATCAGGCGGGTGACCTCCTGAACGGCGTCGTCCACGGTGGCCTGCGCCGTGTGCAGTCGCGCCAGGAAGAAGCGTTCCGTCAGTCCCACGTAGGCTTGAGCGAGACTTTCCGCGGGGATGTCACTGTTGATCAGGCCGCGCGTCTGCGCGTCCTGGAAGGTGCGGGTGTAGATCTGAATGAACGGTTCGTAACGGTCCGGATTCTTGTTGTTCTCCTCCAGCACCAGTCGGGTCAGTTCCGGGTCTTCCATCAGCAGGGCGTAGAGGTTGTGCAGACCGGTCTGCAGGTGTTCGCGCAGGGTGCGCGTGCCGGGGTCGGCGAGGATGTGGGCGGCGGCGTCCCACCAGGTTTCCAGCGTGCCGGTGATGATGGACTCGTAGGCGGCTTCCTTGCTGGGCCAGGTGCGGTAGAAGGTGGGTTGCGTGAGCTGCGCCGCCGCGACGATGGAACTGACCTTGGTGCCGTGCAGACCGTGCCGCGCGAACTCGCGGATGGCAGCCGAGCGCAGCCGCTGGGTGTTCAGCAGATGCCTTCTGGTCTGTGGATGGAGAGCAGAGCCTGAGCGCCCGATACTCCTCAACCTCCTTTCAACTTTGTGTATGAGTATGCTAAGAGCGTGTAGATGTACTCTCAAGTCCGGTTTGAGTACGTTTGGAAGCGCTGGTGTCAACCAATTCCTGACGACGTGCACGACAGGCCACGCTGACCCTATTTCTCTCCAGACGAAAACGGTTCCGTGGGCAGCGTCGGGTGGATCCAGGAGAGCGGCATCCTCCGCTCATACTTATGCGCACACCACACACGGGGACAGCACCCTCCCAGGATGCACCTGAACTGAGCGGGGGACTTGTACTAGCCTGGACCCATGCTCTGCCTGCTGCCCGCTCCCCTGTGCCCCCCGGGTCGGCCCGCGTGACGGCCGCGCTGATTGTCGTCGCCACGGCCGGCGAGGCCGCGCGACTGGCGGATCTGCACGCCCGGGTGGTCGTGAGCGGCGTCGGGCCGGTCGCGGCGGCCCTGGCCACGCAGCGCGCCCTGGCGCAGGCTCCGGCGCGACTGGTGATCAGCGCTGGCATTGGCGGCGCGTACCCGGACAGTGGCCTGCGCCCCGCTGATCTGGCGGTGTCCAGCGTCATGGTGCAGGCAGACCTGGGCGCCTGGGACGGGGACGGGTTCATGCCGTTGGCTGCGCTGGGCCTGTCGGTCCGGCCGGACGCGGCGCAGGACGCGGTCTTCACGGCGTGGGTGCGCGCGCCGCAGGTGGCGGTCCGTGCAGGCGCGGCGCTGGGGCCCGCCCTGACCCTGAGTGGCGTGACGGGCAGCCTCGCGCAGGCCGCGGCGCTTGAAGCCCGGCATCCGGGCGCGCTGTGCGAGGGTATGGAGGGCGCGGGGGTGGCGCACGCAGCCCTACTGGCGGGCGTTCCGGCGCTGGAGGTGCGCGGCATCAGCAACCCGGTCGGTCCGCGCGACCGGCAGGCGTGGCGCATCCCCGAGGCGCTGGCGGCCACCCGCCGGGGCGTGCAGGCCGCGCTGGAGGAACTGCTGATCAGTGAGGCGTGAGCGGTGGGCAGCGGCCCTCTCCCTGCGGATCAGGCGGGCGCCCTGAGTCCGTTCCCGCTGCGGTTACAGCAGGCGGCCGTCGTCGGGGAAGTCGAGCGGGTCCGGGGTCTGCACGGGCACACCGTGGGCGTTGAGGGCCTCGCGCAGCATGGGGATGTTCTTCAGCGCGTGGCCCTTGGTGGTGTTCTCGAAGAACACGTACAGTTCGCTCAGGTCCTCGGCGACCAGCGCGATCTTCTGCGCCCACTCGTCCATCTCGTCCCGTGAGTAGCGGTAGTCGTGCCGTTCGGCGGCGCTCTGGCCGTCCCACCAGTTCGCGGCGTTGCGGCCGTGCAGGCGCAGGTAGCCCACGTCGGCCGTGACGTGCAGTTGCGGTTCGGGCAGCCCGCCGGCGGGCGGGTAGTCGGGGCTGACCCAGATGACGCCGCGTTCAGCCATGCCCTCGCGGACCTCGGGGAGGTCCCAGCCTTCATGCCGGATCTCGACGGCCAGTTCATGCCCGGCGAAGCGTTCCGTGAGCATCTGCAGGTAGCGGCGGTTGGCAGCCGTGCGGTGGAAGGAGTACGGGAACTGCGCCAGGTAGGGGCCCAGCACGCCCGCCTCGCGCAGCGGTTCGGGGCTTTGCAGCATGCGGTCGAAGTCCGCGTCGGTGGGGGCGCGGTCGTGCGTGAACACCCGGTGGAGTTTCACGGTGAAGCGCACCCGTCCGGCGCTCTTGCGGAGCATGCCCTCGAAGGCTTTCAGGCCGGGAATGCCGTAGAAGGAGGCGTTCAGTTCGGTGGCGTCGAAGTGCCGGGCGTAGGTGCTCAGGTAGTCGTCCTTGCGCACGCCGTCGTAGAGCAGGCCCGCCTGTGCCCAGTCGTCGTTGCTGTAGCCGCCGCAGCCGATGTACACGCGCATGCCTGTCAGGGTACCGCCCGGCGCGTGAGGGCGGATTTCCGTTCCGTTGACGCATGGCGCGCGGGGGCGGCTGGGGTCAGTGGGTGCGGGGGGGGCGGTTCAGGGCCGTCCAGAAGGCCTGGATGGTGCGCAGCGCCTCACGGAACTGCGTGAAGTCCAGGGGTTTGACGACGTAGGCGCTCGCGCCGTGCGCGTAGGATTCGCGGATGTCGCGGCTCTCGCCGCTGGTGGTGAGCATCACGACCGGCAGGCTCTGCAGGCCTGTCTCGGACCGGATGGCGTCCAGCACGGCGATGCCGTCCATCTGCGGCATGTTGAGGTCCAGCAGGATCAGGTCGGGCAACTGACCGTGATCCCGGGCGTCGCGCAGGACACCAAGGGCTTCGGGGCCGCTGTGGGCCACGCTGACCTCGGCGTCCCCGGCAGAGACGTCGTCCAGGGCGGTCAGGGCGAGTTCTATGTCGTTGGGGTTGTCGTCGATGATCAGGATTCTGCGGTTCACGGGGCCTCCCGGTGGGGTGAGGTCGCCTTCCGGGAGGCGCCGCGCCTCCCACTGACCCGCAGCATAGCAAAGCTGATGAGCCTTTCCTAAACTCGATTTAACGTTAGGCGATTCGGCCTAGGGCCAGCCGACAGGTCAGGCAGCCGACTGGGCAGGCCCCCACTGGCCGGGCGGGGCAGCGCGTAGACTGCGCCCCATGTTGACCAAGCGCATCATTCCCTGCCTGGACGTCCAGAATGGACGGGTGGTGAAGAACGTCCGGTTCTTCGAGAACCACCGCGACGCGGGCGACCCCCTGGCGCTCGCGCAGGCGTACGAGGCGCAGCAGGCCGACGAGCTGGTCTTCTACGACATCACCGCCACGCATGAGGGCCGCAGCCTGATGCTGGACGTTGCCGCGCGGGTGGCCGAGCAGGTTATGATGCCCCTGACCGTGGGCGGCGGCGTGAATCACCTCTCGGATTTCCGCGCTCTGCTCCTGGCGGGCGCGGACAAGATCAGCGTGAACAGCGGCGCCCTGAGCCGCCCCGAACTGATCCGCGAGGCCAGTGACCATTACGGCGCGCAGTGCGTGATGCTCAGCATTGACGCCAAACGCCGCTCCGGTGGCGGCTGGAACGTGTACCGCGCGGGCGGCCGCGTGGACACCGGCCTGGACCTGATCGAATGGGCCACGCGCGGGCAGGCGCTCGGCGCTGGTGAGATCTGCCTGAACGTCATGGACGCCGACGGCACCCGGGACGGCTTCGCGCTGGACGCCACGCGCGCCGTGGCCCGCGCCGTGGACCTGCCGGTCATCGCCTCCGGTGGCGCCGGGAAACTGGAGGACTTCCGCGACGTGCTGCGCGCCGGGGATCTGGGCGGCAACGCCGACGCCGCGCTGGCCGCCAGCGTCTTCCACTTCGGCGAGCTGACCGTCCCGCAGGTCAAGGCGTACCTCAGGGGCGAGGGGCTGCCGGTGCGGCCCGACTGGCACGACACGCACCGCCTCTGAACTTCACCCTGTTCTCTTCTGGCCTCTGGAGGGCCTGACATGACCTCCCCCATCACCCTGGACTCCCTGAACTTCGATCCTCAGACCGGCCTGATTCCGGTCGTCACCCAGGACGCCCGCAGCGGCGCCGTCCTGATGCAGGCCTGGGCGGACCGCGCCGCCGTGCAGCGCACCCTGGACACCCGCGAGGCCACGTACTGGTCCCGTTCCCGCCGCGAACAGTGGGTCAAGGGCGCCACGAGCGGCCACACCCAGCAGGTCGTGGACGTGCAGGCCGACTGCGACGCCGACAGCCTGCTGTACCGCGTGCATCAGACCGGCCCGGCGTGCCACACGGGCGCGTACTCCTGCTACCACCAGCCGCTGCTGACCGGCGACGCCCCACCTGCCGGGCTGGACGGCACGCTGGACCGCGTGTACGCCACCATCACCGAGCGGCTGGCCACGCTGCCCGAGACCAGTTACGTGGCCCGCCTGCACGCCGGCGGCCTGGACCGCGTACTGAAGAAGATCAGCGAGGAGAGCGGCGAGGTGCTGCTGGCCGCCAAGAACGCCGACCGGGCCGAACTGGCCACCGAGGTCGCCGACCTGCTGTTCCACACGCTGTTCGCCATGGCCGAAGTGGGCGTCAGCCCCGCCGACGTGGCCGCCGTGCTTCAGGAACGCGAGGGCCGCACCGGCCTGAAAGGCCCGAAAGAGGTCGGCTGAGCCGGCCGCGCGCCGTCAGAACAGGCTGGGTTGCCGCGCTTCCTCGGGGACCTGGGGGAGCGCTTCGACTTTCACGAACTCCAGCCCGGCCGCCTGCGCGGCCTTCAGCGCCGGGACGGTGATGTCCGGCGCGGCGAGAATGCCCCGCACCACGGTGCCGGGCACCTGGGTGCGCACGGCGTCCACGTACCGGCCCAGCTGGTGCACGGCGTCATGCCCGGCCTTGCCGCGTTTGAGTTCCACGACCACGAAACGGCCCTGCGCGTCCCGCGCATACAGGTCGATGCCGCCCACCCCGACGAGCAGTTCACGGTCCAGCACGGTCAGGCCCGCCTCGATCAGGTGGGGCGCGCGGGCCAGCGCCTGCTGCATCTGCGCCTCGGTGCCCTGAAGCAGGAACAGCGCCTCGTCCGCAAGGTTCAGCGCGGTGACCTGCGCGCAGCCGATCACGCGGACCTGCACCACCTCGGCGGGACTGCGGCGCTCGGCGTGCAGGACCACGCAGCCGCCCTCCAGTTCCGCCGAGAGGTGATCGGTGCGGGGCTGCCAGTTCACGGGCTTCACGCCCCGCGGCCCGTGCACCTGCAGCGACCCGTCCGGCTTGACGAGCAGCAGGCGGTCTCCGGCCTCGGCCATGCTGGTGGCCCGCCCGGCGTACAGCACCTCGACCTCACCGGCCAGGTGCAGGGTTACGCGGGCGTGCAGGTGGGCGCGCAGGAATGCCAGCAGGGCTTCAGGGGCAGGGTGGTTCAGGGACTCGATCAGCATGGTGTGGGGCGCAGGCCGCGCGGCGCAGCATAGTGCGCAGGCCGCCCCCATGACCAGCGCCCCCGTTCGCCGGTGGCCAGACACAACCAAGTCACAACGGTGAAGGCCGCATGAAGCCCAGCGGTGATCCGAGGAGCGGGCCCCCGCATAGCCCTGTTCAGCAGGCGTGACCACCACGGAGGCCACGCCGCTTCTGCCGCTGCCTGTCCCGCGATCCGCCGCCCTGAGTTCCGGCCCCGGAGGTCCCCCCATGAAACACGCCGCCCTGCTGAGCCTCGCCGCCCTGACCCTCGCCTCCTGCGCCATGACCCGCACCCCGGCCGCGCCCGCCGGGCAGGTGGCCTACGGCCTGGGCAGCAACACGCTGTACACCTTCGGCCTGGACAACCCTCAGGCCAGCCTGCGCAGCCTGACCATCAACGGGCTGGGCAACGGCGAAACGCTGGTTGACCTGGACGTCCGCAACACTGACGGGCAGCTGTACGGCGTGACCAGCAGCGGCAAGGTGTACCGGATTGACGCCACGACCGGCTGGACCACCGACGACAGCAGCGTCACCCTGAACGGAACGTCGGTCGTGGCCGTGGACTTCAACCCCGCCGCGAACCGCCTGCGCGTGCTCGGCACGGGCGACTTCAACGCGCGGCACACGCTGGCCGGCGCGCCGGTCCCCGCCACGACCGGCACCACCGCCGACGGTACCTTCGCGTACGCCCCGACCGATGTGAACGCCGGGAAGAACCCCAACCTGGTCGCGGCGGCGTACACGAACTCATTCAATGACACCGGGAAGGCCAACTCCGGCCAGTCCACCACGCTGTACTCCGTGGACGCCGATCTGGACGCCCTGATCACGCATCCGGCGGCGGGCGGTCCCACCTTCAACACCCTGCAGACCGTGGGGGCACTGGGCGTGAACGTCACGCCCGGCCGGACCGGACTGGACATCGCCGGGGCGAACCTGGCCGTGCTCAGTAGCGCCGGCGCGACGAACACCACGCTGTACACCGTCAACCTGACCAGCGGCCAGGCCACCCAGAAGGGCACTGTGAATGTGGCGTTGAGCAGCGTGGCGCTGAAACTCATGACGCCCTGATTCACTCCCGTCCGGGCGCGCGGAGGTCAGCCGAGCAGCAAGCTGGCCTCCGCGCGCGGCTCACCTGGCGAACGCTGAATGAGAAGTGTCGAAACGTGTGAATTTCGTCATACGAAAAGGCGCACACTGAGGGCAGCGCCGGGCCTCCGGGCCGCGCGGGCGTCCGGGGGTGACAGGCATGCAGGTGATTCAACTCAGTGATCCGCACGTCGATCATCGGTTCCCTCAGAAGGCCGCCGCGTTCGCGCGGGCGGTCGCGCACGTGAATACCATGCCGGTCCTGCCGGACGCCGTACTGATCACCGGGGACTGCGTGGAGCACGGGCGGCCCGACGAGTACGACCTGTTCGGAGAGCTGCTGAGCGCGCTGCGCGTCCCGGCCTTCATCGTGCCGGGCAACCACGACCACCGCGAGACGCTGCTCCAGCGGTACCCGCCGCCCACCCCGAACCTGCCGGGCTTCATGCAGTACGCCGTGGAGGATTTCCCGCTGCGCCTGATCGGCCTGGACACCCACCGGCCCGGGCAGGCGGGCGGGGCACTGGACCGCGCGCGGTTGGACTGGCTTGAGGCGCAGCTGCGCGAGGCGCCGGAGCGGCCCACGCTGCTGTTCATGCACCACCCGCCGCTGCACACGGGCCTGACGGTGATGGACGGCATGGACCTGCGCGGCCGGGAGGCGCTGTGCGACCTGCTGCTGGAACACCCGCAGGTGCTGCGCGTGGTGGCCGGGCACCTGCACATGAGCGTCACGGCGGGGTTCGCGCACACGACCGTGATGACCTGCCCCGGCACGGACGCCACCCTGAACCCCGACCTGAACCAGCCCGCGCAGCTGGTCGTGCAGCGTCAACCGCCCACGTGCCTGCTGCACCACTGGGCGCCCGAGACGGGCCTGAACACCTTCACGCAGGTGATCGCGCCGGCCCCCTGGCACGCCCTGTTCGACGGGTCAGCGTGGCATGACTTCGACCGGCCCAACGGCGCACCCGGCTCCTGACCGCGGCGGTCACGGGCCCGTCCGGGCCTCTGGCATAGTGTCGGGCGTGCCTGACGCTCTGTCCCCCGATGCCCCGAAAGACCAGTGGCGCCGCTGGGCGCGCGCCGTGCGGGCCGAGCAGCCGGACGTGTCCACCCCGGTCACGGCCGCCCTGCAAGCGTTTCTGACTGAGCTGAGCGCGCGGCGGGTCCTGGCCTACCGCGCCCTGAGTGGCGAGCCGGACGTGAGCGCCCTGAGCGGCGACTTCGAGCTGCTGGCGCCCCGCGCCCGCTTCCGGCCCGAGCCGCGCCTGACGCTGCACCCGTGGGACAGCGCGACGGAACTCAGCCGCTTCGGGGCGCTGCAACCACCCGCGGACGCGCCGCAGGTGCCGCTGGACGTGGTGGACGCGATCCTGCTGCCGGGACTGGCCTTTGACCGTGCGGGCGTGCGCCTGGGGTACGGGGGCGGATTCTACGACCGCCTGCTGCCCGCCTTCCGGGGCGTGACGGTCGGCGTGATCCAGCACGCGCTGCTGGTCCCGGAACTGCCGCGTGAGCCCCACGACCTGCCGGTGCACTGGCTGGTCACCGAGCGCGGCGCGCAGGCAACCGTGTGAACCTCTTCCTATTCACCGCGGGGGCGACCGTCCTCGCCGGCCTGCTAGACCGGCCACGTGAACACCAGCTCGCCGAGGCCGCGCTGATCGCTACGCTGGCCACCGAGGTGGCGCGTGACCACGCCGCGCGACCCCCGCGGGACACCCTGACGCTGCTGCTGGCCCTGGGCGCGGCAGCGCTGGGCGGCGTGACCATCGCCAGGTCCACTCACCAGCCGCACCCCCGCGGGAATCCCCGCGCGTTCCGGGGCGGCGCGGCGTGGTACGCGCTGGCCCAGCTGCTGACCGTCACGCTGCTGTGGCGGTGCGGCGCCCGGCCCCACGCGGGCGGGTGGCCTGCCCGCGCCGCCGGGCTGCTGCTGGGCGCCGGCCTGCTGATCCGGCACGACCCGGCCAGTCTGCCCGTCCTGAGTGGGTACGGGGCGCTGCTGAACGTCATGGCGCTGCTGACCGCCGATCCCCGCCTGGCCCACGAGCACCCGGAGGCCGCGCGCCTGCTGCGCCGGGGCGGGTGGCAGTTCGTGGCCTCCGACCTCCTGATCCTGGTGCGGCGCTCCCTCCTGCGAGGGCGACTGAGCCGCGCGCTGACCGAGGGCCTCATGCTGGCGCTGTACGCCGCTGCTCAGCGGAACCTCACGCAGGGCCTGCTGCGGCTCACGCGTCGATCCTGAGTTCCGCCTGCGCCTCGCCCGCACGGTCCGTGACGAGGGCGCGCGCCACCGCGTCTGCCGCCAGCGCGCCGCGCGGCACGCGCCCCACCTGCGCCCACAGGCCCGTCTCCACTGCGGGCGGCAGCACCAGCGTGAGGCCCACGCCCCGGTGCTCCAGCCGCGCGACCTCCGCCGCGCGCGCCAGCGCCGCCTTGCTCGCCGCGTACTGACTGAATCCTCGCGCGGTCACCAGTTCCGGCCGCGCGCCCAGCAGGTACACCCGTCCGCCCGGCGCGAGCCGCCCCAGCCCATATTTCAGCGTCCACAGCGCCCCGAAGTAATTCGCGTTCCACACCGCGCGGACGTGCGTGGGGTCCGCGTCCCGCAGCGGTTCCGGATGGGCCGCGCCCGCCGCGTACACCAGGGTGTCCAGCTCCGGGGCGGCGTCCAGCAGCGTGCGGACGTGACTCTCAAAACCCACATCCGCCGCACGACCGACCGCGCCCAATTCAGCCGCCAGGGCGGCCAGTCGCGCCTCGTTGCGCCCGGAGAGGGTCAGCGTGTGCCCTGCGGCCGCAAAGGCCCGCGCCGTCGCCGCGCCGATCCCGCCCGTCGCGCCCAGAATCAGGGTGTGCATGCCGGTAGTAAGCGACGCCCAGCGCGCCGGGACCGTCGGCTGGAACACCGAATCAACCTGGCAGCCGTCCTTCAGCTGGGCGACAGGTGATCCCGGATGGCCCGCGCCTGCGCCTCGAATCCCGCCTGCACCCACCGTACGGGCACGAAGGCGGCCGCCGGACCGTGGAAGACCTCCTTGGTGGCATAGGCCGTGTCGCCGTTCGGCAGTTGCCGGAGCGTCTGCACCCGCTCCGACCTCAGGAGGCCCCAGCGGGCCAGTGGGCTGTCGTACCGCCACGCGACGAGCGCTGCGCCGTCAGCGGGAGGCTGCACGCGCGTGACCTGCTCATCGGAATACATGAACCGGCCCCCAGGCCAGGGGAGCTTGAAGCGCATCCGCACGCCCTCGGCCGCGCGGCTGGCACCCGTGACCTCCACCACGAACGGATTCCAGCGTCCGTAGGCACTGAAATCCACCAGCAGCTCGAAGGCCCGCTCCAGGGGGGCCTGCACGGTGATCTCGGCACGGGCGACACGGGGCATGAGCGAGTCTACCGGGTGGTGCCGCCCCGTGGCACCTCAGCAGGCCCCACGCCGACGGTGAGCCACACCTTGTCCGTTCGGAGCGAGCAGTAGACATTGGCCACTGAACCAGGACGGACCGCGCTGTTCAGATCGAGTGAACCCGCATCAGCCTCAGTCGCAGGACACGGCGCTGTGCGGGTCGCGGGCCAACGCCACCACGCGCCGCACCTGATCCGGCAGGTTGCGCGGCAGGCTCAGGGGCGGCAGGGCGTCCATGGGGAAGAAGGCGCTGTCCAGTGTCTCCAGGTTCTCCGCGTGGGCCGCGTCCCCGACGCCCGTCAGGTCGCACTGCACGAACAGCTTGTACACCGCCCACAGGTCCGGCGGGTGCGGATGCTGCGCCTTGTCCATCACGGCCAGCAGGCGCGCGGCGCGTACCGTGTGCCCGGTCTCCTCGAACACCTCGCGCACGGCGATCTGGGTGGGGCTCTCACCGGGGTCGGCCCACCCGCCGGGGAGGCTCCAGGCTCCGTCGCTGCGCTCGCGGGTCAGCAGGACCTCGCCCGCCGCGTTCAGCACGACGGCCCGCACGTCCACCTTCGGCGTCAGGTACCCCTCCTCCACGCGCAGCAGCCCGGTGATGGTGGCGGGGGTCTGCCCGGTCTGCTCGGCCAGCAGCTCGGCGGTCAGGTCCCGCAGCCGCGCGAAGCGCGTCAGGTCGAACGGATCGCGGGAGTACGTCAGGCCCTCCTGCGCGAGGGCCTGAAGTTCCCGGAGTTGCGCGAGGGTCGGCATGCCCGTCACTCTACGTGGCCGCCCCGCCGCTCAGCGGCCACGCCTGCACGGGCTGGTAGGCGCCGCCCGGGCCGGGCTTACGCATCCAGACGAGTTCGGTGGCCGTGAAGGTCAGGGGCTGGGGGAAGGTCTGCCCCGCCGCGTCCAGCAGCGCATTCAGGCTTGCGTCCCGCCGCCCCAGGGCGAGCGTGAGGTGCGGGGTCATCTGCGGCCCTTCGTACTCGAAGCGGCGCGCAGGGCGCAGGGCGTCCAGCAGGGCGAGGTGCAGCCGCACAGACCCAGGGCTGCGGGCGGGCAGGTACAGGGCACTGCCATTCGGGAACACGCGCGGCGCGAGGAGTTCGACCGGGATGGGCGGGGTCGCCGCCGCCACCGCCGGGAGCAGTTCCAGCCAGCGCAGGTCGTCCTTCAGGCCACTGCGGGCCTTGACCGTGATGTGCGGCACCGCCGCCGCGTCGCGCACGCCGTGGGCCTCCCGGAACGCCACGATGCGGGCCTCGATCTCCGGCGGAGGCCGCAGCGCCAGCAGGTACGAGGGGCTCACGGGATGGACCGCCTGACGGGAACTGACGGGCCGGTCACCGGGCTGGCCCAGCTCAGTTTTTTATCCTGTGGAACGCCATTTTTCATAGATTTCACAGCTCAGCGTACACCCCCCAGGCGTCCAGACGGCCCGGACGCTCCGGGGGTGGGTCGGCTACAGTTTCAGGTGTGAACCAGTCCCCCACCGAGCCGCTGAAGCGGACGCCCCTGCATGCCGCGCACCTGCGCGCCGGAGCCCGAATGGTGCCCTTCGGCGGGTGGGACATGCCCGTGCAGTACGCGGGCGTGAAAGCCGAACACGACGCCGTGCGCAACGCCGCCGGTGTGTTCGACGTGTCCCACATGGGCGAATTCCGCGTGCAGGGTGCGGGTGCGCTGGCGTTCCTGCAGCACGTCACCACCAACGACGTCAGCAAACTCAAGCCCGGCCGCGCGCAGTACAACTGGCTGCCCGGCGTGTCCGGCGGCCTCGTGGACGACATCTACATCTACATGGTCGCGCCAGACGAGTACCTGACGGTCGTGAACGCCAGCAACATCGCCAAGGACTGGGCGCACCTCCAGCAGCATGCGGGCGAGTTCGACGTCACCCTGACCGACGAGAGCGACCGCTGGGCCCTCCTGGCCGTGCAGGG
This genomic interval carries:
- a CDS encoding metallophosphoesterase, with the translated sequence MQVIQLSDPHVDHRFPQKAAAFARAVAHVNTMPVLPDAVLITGDCVEHGRPDEYDLFGELLSALRVPAFIVPGNHDHRETLLQRYPPPTPNLPGFMQYAVEDFPLRLIGLDTHRPGQAGGALDRARLDWLEAQLREAPERPTLLFMHHPPLHTGLTVMDGMDLRGREALCDLLLEHPQVLRVVAGHLHMSVTAGFAHTTVMTCPGTDATLNPDLNQPAQLVVQRQPPTCLLHHWAPETGLNTFTQVIAPAPWHALFDGSAWHDFDRPNGAPGS
- a CDS encoding SRPBCC domain-containing protein, which encodes MPRVARAEITVQAPLERAFELLVDFSAYGRWNPFVVEVTGASRAAEGVRMRFKLPWPGGRFMYSDEQVTRVQPPADGAALVAWRYDSPLARWGLLRSERVQTLRQLPNGDTAYATKEVFHGPAAAFVPVRWVQAGFEAQARAIRDHLSPS
- a CDS encoding DUF4394 domain-containing protein: MKHAALLSLAALTLASCAMTRTPAAPAGQVAYGLGSNTLYTFGLDNPQASLRSLTINGLGNGETLVDLDVRNTDGQLYGVTSSGKVYRIDATTGWTTDDSSVTLNGTSVVAVDFNPAANRLRVLGTGDFNARHTLAGAPVPATTGTTADGTFAYAPTDVNAGKNPNLVAAAYTNSFNDTGKANSGQSTTLYSVDADLDALITHPAAGGPTFNTLQTVGALGVNVTPGRTGLDIAGANLAVLSSAGATNTTLYTVNLTSGQATQKGTVNVALSSVALKLMTP
- the nucS gene encoding endonuclease NucS, which gives rise to MLIESLNHPAPEALLAFLRAHLHARVTLHLAGEVEVLYAGRATSMAEAGDRLLLVKPDGSLQVHGPRGVKPVNWQPRTDHLSAELEGGCVVLHAERRSPAEVVQVRVIGCAQVTALNLADEALFLLQGTEAQMQQALARAPHLIEAGLTVLDRELLVGVGGIDLYARDAQGRFVVVELKRGKAGHDAVHQLGRYVDAVRTQVPGTVVRGILAAPDITVPALKAAQAAGLEFVKVEALPQVPEEARQPSLF
- a CDS encoding lysoplasmalogenase family protein; the encoded protein is MNLFLFTAGATVLAGLLDRPREHQLAEAALIATLATEVARDHAARPPRDTLTLLLALGAAALGGVTIARSTHQPHPRGNPRAFRGGAAWYALAQLLTVTLLWRCGARPHAGGWPARAAGLLLGAGLLIRHDPASLPVLSGYGALLNVMALLTADPRLAHEHPEAARLLRRGGWQFVASDLLILVRRSLLRGRLSRALTEGLMLALYAAAQRNLTQGLLRLTRRS
- a CDS encoding NUDIX hydrolase, translating into MPTLAQLRELQALAQEGLTYSRDPFDLTRFARLRDLTAELLAEQTGQTPATITGLLRVEEGYLTPKVDVRAVVLNAAGEVLLTRERSDGAWSLPGGWADPGESPTQIAVREVFEETGHTVRAARLLAVMDKAQHPHPPDLWAVYKLFVQCDLTGVGDAAHAENLETLDSAFFPMDALPPLSLPRNLPDQVRRVVALARDPHSAVSCD
- a CDS encoding SDR family NAD(P)-dependent oxidoreductase; protein product: MHTLILGATGGIGAATARAFAAAGHTLTLSGRNEARLAALAAELGAVGRAADVGFESHVRTLLDAAPELDTLVYAAGAAHPEPLRDADPTHVRAVWNANYFGALWTLKYGLGRLAPGGRVYLLGARPELVTARGFSQYAASKAALARAAEVARLEHRGVGLTLVLPPAVETGLWAQVGRVPRGALAADAVARALVTDRAGEAQAELRIDA
- a CDS encoding 5-formyltetrahydrofolate cyclo-ligase, whose product is MPDALSPDAPKDQWRRWARAVRAEQPDVSTPVTAALQAFLTELSARRVLAYRALSGEPDVSALSGDFELLAPRARFRPEPRLTLHPWDSATELSRFGALQPPADAPQVPLDVVDAILLPGLAFDRAGVRLGYGGGFYDRLLPAFRGVTVGVIQHALLVPELPREPHDLPVHWLVTERGAQATV
- a CDS encoding 2'-5' RNA ligase family protein, encoding MSPSYLLALRPPPEIEARIVAFREAHGVRDAAAVPHITVKARSGLKDDLRWLELLPAVAAATPPIPVELLAPRVFPNGSALYLPARSPGSVRLHLALLDALRPARRFEYEGPQMTPHLTLALGRRDASLNALLDAAGQTFPQPLTFTATELVWMRKPGPGGAYQPVQAWPLSGGAAT